A single genomic interval of Arthrobacter globiformis harbors:
- the kynA gene encoding tryptophan 2,3-dioxygenase — MTVEKNTRKLDKGIVRDFSSRMSYASYLQLPTLLSAQQPVSVPEHHDELLFIIQHQTTELWLKLVLHELRSAAQWLRADDLGSALKGIARVKHIQKTLTEQWSVLATLTPTEYAEFRGFLGNSSGFQSSQYRAVEFVLGNKNRKMLPVFESDPEAHALLTEVLHAPSIYDEFLAYLHRQGFDVPEEVLNRDVTRAHEFEPGLVPLFKHIYENAAQNWGAYEACEELVDLEDNFQLWRFRHLRTVQRTIGMKTGTGGSTGAAFLQKALELTFFPELFAVRTEIGQ; from the coding sequence GTGACCGTAGAGAAGAACACCAGGAAACTGGACAAGGGCATTGTGCGTGATTTCAGTTCCCGCATGAGTTACGCGTCCTACCTTCAGCTGCCCACGCTGCTCAGCGCCCAGCAGCCCGTCAGCGTCCCGGAACACCATGACGAATTGCTCTTCATCATCCAGCACCAGACCACGGAGCTGTGGCTGAAGCTGGTGCTCCACGAGCTCCGCAGTGCCGCCCAGTGGCTGCGTGCCGATGATCTCGGTTCTGCCCTGAAGGGCATTGCGCGGGTCAAGCACATCCAGAAGACCCTCACCGAACAGTGGTCCGTCCTGGCCACGCTGACACCCACCGAGTACGCGGAATTCCGCGGGTTCCTGGGCAATTCATCCGGATTCCAGTCCAGCCAGTACCGTGCCGTGGAATTCGTGCTGGGCAACAAGAACAGGAAGATGCTTCCCGTCTTCGAATCAGACCCCGAAGCCCACGCCCTGCTGACCGAAGTCCTGCACGCGCCAAGCATCTACGACGAATTCCTCGCGTACCTGCACCGCCAGGGCTTTGACGTTCCCGAGGAGGTGCTCAACAGGGATGTGACCCGGGCGCACGAGTTTGAGCCAGGGCTGGTGCCTCTCTTCAAGCACATCTACGAAAACGCCGCGCAGAACTGGGGAGCGTACGAGGCGTGCGAGGAACTCGTTGACCTGGAGGACAACTTCCAGCTGTGGCGGTTCCGGCATCTGCGCACCGTACAGCGCACCATCGGCATGAAGACGGGCACCGGCGGCTCCACCGGAGCGGCGTTCCTGCAAAAGGCCCTTGAGCTGACGTTCTTCCCGGAGCTCTTCGCCGTGCGTACGGAGATCGGACAGTGA
- a CDS encoding DUF1579 family protein, with protein sequence MDQPLPGTAHEALEIFVGRWLGTTELAASPWGPARTATAEVTFTRAAGGFAVVQSYRHTEADGTHFEGHGVFTVDPDHDETLWYYVDSMGRPPSAPARGVWHDSTLTVERHSDRGTARHTFRVDQGVLTHTAELRLREAQDFQPFMTSICHRA encoded by the coding sequence ATGGACCAGCCGCTACCGGGCACAGCGCACGAGGCGCTCGAGATCTTCGTCGGGCGCTGGCTGGGAACCACCGAGCTGGCTGCCTCGCCGTGGGGTCCGGCACGCACCGCCACCGCGGAGGTGACATTCACCCGCGCCGCCGGAGGGTTCGCCGTCGTCCAGTCCTACCGCCACACCGAAGCCGACGGCACGCACTTTGAGGGGCACGGGGTCTTCACGGTGGATCCCGACCATGACGAAACGCTCTGGTATTACGTTGACAGCATGGGCCGGCCCCCGTCAGCCCCGGCCCGTGGCGTCTGGCACGACTCGACCCTCACGGTGGAGCGGCACAGCGACCGCGGCACCGCCCGGCACACCTTCAGGGTGGACCAGGGCGTGCTGACTCACACGGCCGAACTGCGGCTGCGGGAGGCCCAGGACTTCCAGCCGTTCATGACCTCGATCTGCCACCGCGCCTGA
- the kynU gene encoding kynureninase produces MDGAGNLTAQASEALLQKATRLDAEDGLARYRDLFVGADSELSYLDGNSLGRPLKRTAGDITTFIQEGWGGRLIRGWDEEWLDMPRAIGDQLGRAVLGAAAGQTIIADSTTVVLYKLIRAALAAVGDPARTEIVVDTDNFPTDRYLVEGIAKEEGLTLRWIEADPASGVHLDQVREAVGPATAVVLLSHVAYRSGYLADLPAITAAVHDAGGLVVWDLCHSAGSVELQLDAWNVDFAAGCTYKYLNGGPGSPAFAYVNDRHLPGLAQPIWGWMGRKDAFEMGPGYEPAAGIRGFLSGTPAIFGMIAMGGTLDLIEEAGMAAVREKSRQLTAYALELHDAWLAPAGVRLATPRDPDRRGSHITVDHPAFREVTAGLWEKDVIPDFRAPQGIRIGLSPLSTGFAELHRGMAAIRDLLQNA; encoded by the coding sequence CTGGATGGCGCGGGTAACCTGACCGCCCAGGCAAGCGAGGCCCTGCTTCAAAAGGCCACGCGCCTCGATGCCGAAGACGGCCTGGCCCGGTACCGGGACCTGTTCGTCGGCGCGGACAGCGAGCTGTCCTACCTCGACGGAAACTCCCTGGGCCGCCCGCTCAAGCGGACCGCGGGTGACATAACCACCTTCATCCAGGAGGGCTGGGGCGGTCGCCTGATCAGGGGCTGGGACGAGGAATGGCTGGACATGCCCCGGGCCATCGGCGACCAGCTGGGGCGAGCGGTGCTGGGCGCCGCCGCCGGCCAGACGATCATCGCCGACTCCACCACCGTGGTGCTGTACAAGCTGATCCGGGCAGCCCTCGCCGCCGTCGGAGATCCGGCGCGGACAGAGATCGTGGTGGACACGGACAACTTTCCCACCGACCGATACCTCGTCGAGGGCATCGCCAAGGAGGAGGGGCTGACGCTGCGCTGGATCGAGGCGGATCCCGCCTCCGGTGTCCACCTCGATCAGGTGAGGGAGGCCGTGGGGCCGGCCACCGCCGTCGTCCTCCTCAGCCACGTGGCCTACCGCTCGGGTTACCTTGCGGACCTGCCGGCCATCACGGCGGCAGTGCACGACGCCGGCGGGCTGGTGGTCTGGGACCTGTGCCATTCCGCCGGGTCAGTGGAGCTCCAGCTGGACGCCTGGAACGTGGACTTTGCCGCGGGCTGCACCTACAAGTACCTGAACGGCGGGCCGGGCTCGCCCGCCTTCGCCTACGTCAATGACCGGCACCTGCCCGGACTCGCGCAGCCCATCTGGGGATGGATGGGCCGGAAGGATGCGTTCGAGATGGGGCCCGGCTACGAACCGGCCGCCGGTATCCGCGGTTTCCTGAGCGGCACGCCGGCCATCTTCGGAATGATCGCCATGGGCGGCACTCTGGACCTGATTGAAGAAGCCGGCATGGCCGCCGTCCGCGAAAAGTCGCGGCAGCTCACCGCCTATGCCCTGGAATTGCACGATGCCTGGCTCGCGCCGGCCGGCGTGAGGCTTGCCACGCCGCGGGATCCAGACCGCCGCGGAAGCCACATCACCGTTGACCATCCCGCCTTCCGCGAGGTGACTGCGGGGCTGTGGGAGAAGGATGTTATCCCGGACTTCCGGGCGCCCCAGGGGATCAGGATTGGACTTTCGCCGCTGAGCACCGGTTTTGCCGAACTTCACCGTGGCATGGCGGCCATCCGCGACCTGCTTCAAAATGCCTGA
- a CDS encoding nucleoside deaminase: protein MRPHPSAADVTVYLTEAVALAERNVAAGGGPFGALVVTADGTVHEGVNRVTRDNDPTAHAEVVAIRTAAKETRNFDLSGAVLYASCEPCPLCLAAALWARIDRVYFAADRHGAAAAGFDDAVFYEYFGGTRPELLPVSHTQVPTSGAPFDAWRSSAERTDY, encoded by the coding sequence ATGCGCCCCCACCCATCTGCTGCAGACGTGACCGTATACCTGACCGAGGCGGTGGCACTGGCCGAACGGAATGTCGCGGCCGGCGGCGGGCCCTTCGGCGCGCTGGTGGTTACAGCTGACGGCACCGTCCACGAAGGGGTCAATCGGGTCACCCGGGACAACGATCCCACCGCCCATGCTGAGGTGGTGGCTATCCGGACCGCCGCCAAGGAGACCCGGAACTTCGACCTTAGTGGCGCCGTTCTGTACGCCAGCTGTGAGCCATGCCCGCTGTGCCTCGCTGCAGCGCTCTGGGCGCGGATCGACCGGGTGTATTTCGCGGCCGACCGGCACGGCGCAGCCGCCGCGGGATTCGACGACGCCGTCTTCTACGAATACTTCGGCGGCACACGGCCCGAACTGTTGCCTGTCAGCCATACCCAGGTCCCGACGTCGGGCGCCCCGTTCGATGCCTGGCGCAGCAGCGCCGAACGCACCGACTACTGA
- the rpsO gene encoding 30S ribosomal protein S15 produces the protein MALDAAVKQSIIKDFATSEADTGSPEVQIAVLTQRIKDLTEHMKEHKHDFHTQRGLLAMVGRRKRMLTYLKNTDIARYRSLIERLGLRR, from the coding sequence GTGGCACTTGACGCCGCCGTAAAGCAGTCCATCATCAAGGATTTCGCAACGTCTGAGGCCGACACCGGTTCGCCGGAGGTTCAGATTGCGGTTCTGACTCAGCGGATCAAGGATCTGACTGAGCACATGAAGGAGCACAAGCACGACTTCCACACCCAGCGCGGTCTGCTGGCCATGGTTGGTCGCCGCAAGCGCATGCTGACTTACCTGAAGAACACCGACATCGCCCGCTACCGTTCGCTCATCGAGCGTCTCGGCCTGCGCCGCTAG
- a CDS encoding M16 family metallopeptidase, protein MTVVPLPLEQNHPGDTLIHGADGGSEVRRSVLPGGVRVLTEAMPGQRSATIGFWVGVGSRDEAPGQHGSTHFLEHLLFKGTKRRTALEIASAFDEVGGESNAATAKESTCYFARVLDTDLPMAIDVIADMITGAVLDPAEMEQERDVILEEIAMDSDDPTDVAHEHFVAAVLGTHPLGRPIGGTPDAIRAVARDSVWDHYRRYYRPDELVITAAGGLEHDVVCRLVVDALHSAGWSLESGSAPVERRSTERAEITGTAGLHVVTRPVEQANIIMGCPTIVATDGRRYVMSVLNAVLGGGMSSRLFQEIREKRGLVYSTYSFASSYADAGYFGMYAGCTPTKVRQVLELLGAELDSLAAGGISEEELRKAVGQLCGGIVLALEDTGSRMSRLGRAELVSGEYQDIDETLRLIKAVTAEQVQELASELAAAPRTVTVVGPFDESETFGL, encoded by the coding sequence ATGACTGTCGTACCCCTGCCGCTGGAGCAGAACCACCCCGGCGACACCCTGATCCACGGAGCCGACGGCGGTTCGGAAGTCCGCCGTTCGGTCCTCCCCGGCGGGGTCCGCGTCCTGACAGAGGCCATGCCGGGGCAGCGTTCGGCCACCATCGGGTTCTGGGTGGGGGTGGGATCCCGCGACGAGGCCCCCGGGCAGCACGGCTCGACGCACTTCCTTGAGCATCTGCTGTTCAAAGGCACCAAGAGGCGCACCGCCCTTGAGATCGCTTCCGCCTTTGACGAGGTGGGTGGTGAATCCAACGCCGCCACTGCGAAGGAGAGCACCTGCTACTTCGCCCGCGTGCTGGATACGGACCTGCCGATGGCCATCGACGTCATCGCGGACATGATCACCGGCGCAGTGCTGGACCCCGCAGAGATGGAGCAGGAGCGGGACGTCATCCTCGAGGAAATCGCCATGGACAGCGACGACCCCACAGACGTCGCCCATGAACACTTCGTCGCTGCCGTGCTCGGTACCCACCCGCTCGGGCGGCCCATTGGCGGCACTCCGGACGCCATCCGCGCCGTGGCGCGCGACTCCGTCTGGGACCACTACCGCCGCTACTACCGCCCGGACGAGCTTGTGATCACCGCCGCCGGCGGCCTGGAGCACGACGTCGTCTGCCGGCTTGTGGTGGATGCCCTCCACTCAGCAGGGTGGTCACTTGAGTCCGGGTCGGCTCCCGTGGAGCGCCGCTCCACCGAGCGCGCAGAGATCACCGGCACCGCGGGCCTGCACGTGGTCACCCGCCCGGTGGAACAGGCCAACATCATCATGGGCTGTCCCACCATCGTCGCCACCGATGGGCGCCGCTACGTCATGAGCGTGCTGAACGCGGTGCTCGGGGGCGGAATGTCATCACGGCTGTTCCAGGAGATCCGCGAGAAGCGCGGGCTCGTGTACTCCACATACTCCTTCGCCTCCTCCTACGCCGACGCCGGCTACTTCGGCATGTATGCCGGCTGCACGCCCACCAAGGTGCGCCAGGTCCTGGAACTCCTCGGCGCCGAACTCGACAGTCTCGCGGCCGGCGGCATCTCCGAAGAGGAGCTTCGCAAGGCGGTCGGGCAGCTCTGCGGCGGGATCGTCCTGGCCCTCGAAGACACCGGCTCCCGCATGTCGCGGCTGGGCCGCGCCGAGCTGGTCTCCGGTGAATACCAGGACATCGACGAGACCCTGCGGCTCATCAAGGCCGTGACGGCGGAACAGGTCCAGGAGCTGGCCAGTGAGCTGGCTGCGGCCCCCCGGACCGTGACGGTGGTCGGTCCCTTCGACGAATCGGAAACCTTCGGGCTCTGA
- a CDS encoding bifunctional riboflavin kinase/FAD synthetase has protein sequence MVHIWNDPTEVPEDFGPSVVTIGNFDGVHRGHQQVLSQLIRTARLNNAKSVAVTFDPHPALVHRPESAPELIMGLQDKLQALGELGLDAVLVMKYSLELASLTPEEFVGSVLVDSLHASYVVIGHDTRFGKGNSGDLNTMQDLGEKFGFEVLVISEFGSEGFPLHDDGGTDRRCSSTWVREALREGDVGTAAAVLGRAHRMRGEVVHGAARGRDLGFPTANLSSDASGLIPADGIYAGWLVDEAGTRWPAAISVGSNPTFDGVSRQVEAHVIDRPEERIEDFDLYGQTVVVEFVARLRGMVAYRGPEALVEQMRQDVLQTHDILLKR, from the coding sequence ATGGTCCACATCTGGAATGATCCGACCGAGGTTCCCGAAGACTTTGGTCCTTCCGTTGTCACTATCGGCAATTTCGACGGCGTCCACCGCGGCCACCAGCAGGTCCTGTCACAGCTCATCAGGACCGCGCGGCTGAACAACGCCAAGTCGGTTGCGGTGACGTTCGACCCCCACCCGGCCCTGGTCCATAGGCCGGAAAGCGCGCCCGAGCTGATCATGGGCCTGCAGGACAAACTCCAGGCCCTCGGCGAGCTCGGACTGGACGCCGTTCTGGTCATGAAGTACTCCCTGGAGCTCGCCAGCCTTACCCCGGAAGAGTTCGTCGGTTCGGTTCTGGTGGACAGCCTCCACGCCAGCTACGTTGTCATCGGCCACGACACCCGCTTCGGCAAGGGCAACTCCGGGGACCTGAACACCATGCAGGATCTGGGGGAGAAGTTCGGCTTCGAGGTGCTGGTGATCAGCGAGTTCGGCTCGGAAGGCTTCCCGCTGCATGACGACGGCGGGACGGACCGCCGCTGTTCCTCCACCTGGGTGCGCGAAGCGCTCCGGGAGGGAGACGTCGGCACCGCCGCCGCGGTCCTGGGCCGCGCGCACCGAATGCGGGGCGAGGTGGTCCACGGAGCCGCGCGCGGCCGTGACCTCGGTTTCCCCACTGCCAACCTCTCCAGCGACGCGAGCGGCCTGATTCCGGCGGACGGCATCTACGCGGGCTGGCTCGTGGACGAGGCGGGGACGCGCTGGCCTGCCGCCATCTCCGTTGGCTCCAACCCCACTTTCGACGGCGTGAGCCGCCAGGTGGAGGCGCACGTCATCGACAGGCCCGAAGAGCGCATCGAGGACTTCGATCTGTACGGCCAGACAGTAGTAGTGGAGTTCGTGGCCAGGCTCCGTGGCATGGTGGCATACCGTGGGCCTGAAGCCCTCGTGGAGCAGATGCGCCAGGACGTCCTGCAGACGCACGACATCCTGCTCAAGCGCTGA
- a CDS encoding polyribonucleotide nucleotidyltransferase translates to MEGPEIQFSEAVIDNGRFGKRVIRFETGRLAKQAAGAAMVYIDEDTALLSATTAGKHPREGFDFFPLTVDVEERMYAAGRIPGSFFRREGRPSTEAILACRLMDRPLRPAFVKGLRNEVQIVVTVLAINPDELYDVVAINASSMSTQLSGLPFSGPIGGVRVALVADEQGSQWVAFPKHSQLENSVFNMVVAGRVAGDDVAIMMVEAEATDNSWSLIKEQGATAPTEEVVSEGLEAAKPFIKALCEAQQDLAARAAKPTVEFPVFLDYQDDVYAAVEAAAAEKLTAVFQIADKQDRDNAADELKDEVVGSLAGQFEGREKELSAAFRSVTKHVVRQRILKDQIRIDGRGLTDIRQLTAEVEVLPRVHGSAIFERGETQIMGVTTLNMLKMEQQIDSLSPVTRKRYMHNYNFPPYSTGETGRVGSPKRREIGHGALAERALVPVLPSREEFPYAIRQVSEALSSNGSTSMGSVCASTLSMLNAGVPLKAAVAGIAMGLVSDQVDGQTRYAALTDILGAEDAFGDMDFKVAGTSEFVTAIQLDTKLDGIPASVLAAALKQAREARLHILEVINAAIDTPDELSEFAPRVIAVKIPVDKIGEVIGPKGKMINQIQEDTGADISIEDDGTVYIGATNGPSADAARSAINAIANPQVPEIGERYLGTVVKTTTFGAFVSLTPGKDGLLHISELRKIAGGKRVDNVEDVVSVGQKIQVEITKIDDRGKLSLSPVVAEEEGAGDAERVHASTPAEGSDASE, encoded by the coding sequence TTGGAGGGTCCCGAAATCCAGTTCTCAGAAGCAGTTATTGACAATGGCCGCTTTGGCAAGCGTGTAATCCGCTTCGAAACCGGCCGCCTTGCCAAGCAGGCAGCCGGCGCAGCCATGGTGTACATCGACGAGGACACCGCGCTGCTCTCTGCCACCACCGCCGGCAAGCACCCGCGTGAAGGCTTTGACTTCTTCCCCCTGACGGTGGATGTCGAAGAGCGCATGTACGCCGCCGGCCGCATCCCGGGCTCGTTCTTCCGCCGTGAAGGCCGCCCGTCCACGGAAGCCATCCTGGCCTGCCGCCTGATGGACCGCCCGCTGCGCCCCGCGTTCGTCAAGGGCCTGCGCAACGAGGTCCAGATCGTCGTCACTGTCCTGGCGATCAACCCGGACGAGCTCTACGACGTCGTGGCAATCAACGCCTCCTCGATGTCCACCCAGCTCTCCGGCCTGCCGTTCTCCGGCCCGATCGGTGGCGTCCGCGTTGCCCTCGTCGCCGACGAGCAGGGTTCGCAGTGGGTTGCCTTCCCGAAGCACTCCCAGCTCGAGAACTCCGTGTTCAACATGGTCGTAGCCGGTCGCGTTGCCGGAGACGACGTCGCCATCATGATGGTCGAAGCCGAAGCCACGGACAACTCCTGGAGCCTCATCAAGGAACAGGGCGCCACCGCCCCCACCGAAGAGGTTGTTTCCGAGGGCCTGGAGGCTGCCAAGCCGTTCATCAAGGCACTCTGCGAAGCGCAGCAGGACCTGGCCGCCCGCGCGGCCAAGCCCACCGTCGAGTTCCCCGTCTTCCTGGACTACCAGGACGACGTCTACGCCGCCGTCGAGGCTGCTGCCGCGGAGAAGCTCACCGCTGTCTTCCAGATCGCTGACAAGCAGGACCGCGACAACGCAGCAGACGAGCTGAAGGACGAGGTTGTTGGCTCCTTGGCCGGGCAGTTCGAAGGCCGCGAGAAGGAGCTGTCTGCAGCTTTCCGTTCCGTGACCAAGCACGTGGTCCGCCAGCGCATCCTCAAGGACCAGATCCGCATTGACGGCCGCGGCCTGACGGACATCCGCCAGCTCACCGCCGAGGTCGAGGTCCTGCCCCGCGTTCACGGCTCCGCCATCTTCGAACGTGGCGAAACCCAGATCATGGGTGTTACCACGCTGAACATGCTCAAGATGGAACAGCAGATCGACTCGCTGTCGCCGGTCACGCGCAAGCGCTACATGCACAACTACAACTTCCCGCCGTACTCCACCGGTGAGACCGGCCGCGTCGGTTCCCCGAAGCGCCGCGAAATCGGCCACGGTGCCCTGGCCGAGCGCGCGCTCGTGCCCGTGCTGCCGTCCCGCGAGGAGTTCCCGTACGCCATCCGCCAGGTGTCTGAGGCCCTCAGCTCCAACGGCTCCACCTCGATGGGCTCGGTCTGCGCCTCCACGCTGTCCATGCTCAACGCCGGTGTCCCCCTGAAGGCCGCCGTTGCCGGCATCGCCATGGGCCTGGTCTCCGACCAGGTGGACGGCCAGACCCGCTACGCCGCCCTGACCGACATCCTCGGCGCCGAAGATGCCTTCGGTGACATGGACTTCAAGGTTGCCGGTACCTCCGAGTTCGTCACCGCCATCCAGCTGGACACCAAGCTCGACGGCATCCCGGCATCCGTGCTGGCGGCAGCACTGAAGCAGGCCCGCGAGGCCCGCCTCCACATCCTCGAGGTCATCAACGCCGCGATCGACACCCCGGACGAGCTCTCCGAGTTCGCTCCGCGCGTTATCGCCGTCAAGATCCCCGTGGACAAGATCGGCGAGGTCATCGGCCCCAAGGGCAAGATGATCAACCAGATCCAGGAGGACACCGGAGCGGACATCTCCATCGAGGACGACGGCACCGTCTACATCGGCGCCACCAACGGCCCGTCGGCAGATGCCGCCCGCTCCGCGATCAACGCCATCGCCAACCCGCAGGTTCCGGAAATCGGTGAGCGCTACCTGGGCACGGTCGTCAAGACCACCACCTTTGGCGCCTTCGTTTCCCTGACCCCGGGCAAGGACGGTCTGCTGCACATCTCCGAGCTGCGCAAGATCGCCGGGGGCAAGCGCGTGGACAACGTCGAGGACGTCGTCTCCGTGGGCCAGAAGATCCAGGTCGAGATCACCAAGATCGACGACCGCGGAAAGCTGTCCCTGTCCCCGGTAGTGGCTGAAGAGGAAGGCGCCGGCGACGCCGAGCGCGTCCACGCTTCAACTCCTGCAGAAGGCTCGGACGCTTCCGAGTAG
- a CDS encoding pyridoxal phosphate-dependent aminotransferase — translation MPELSAHIRDVPVNQIREITEAAWRTPGALILSIGEPGFPLPRHVLDAGIACLDRDETNYTPNAGIPPLREAFATRFREQSGVDIGADRVYVVDGAQQGLHFAMSLLLAPGDEILIPNPGYPTFAMTSRLLHAVPVEYPLYPGQGFQPRIADIEALITDRTRVLMLNSPSNPLGAVLREDLTRELVELARRHDLWIISDECYEAFTFDVPHVSPARFDSTEPGEARVFTSLTLSKTYGLTGLRIGALICPPGLEQRMNNVMEAIVSCVASPSQYAALAALTGPQDYVSQAHAHYRANRDAASAVLAEKGIPYLSAQGAFYLWADVSHVSGGNVRAWVKQFLTEASVSFAPGTAFGSIGEGWIRIALCGDQSDLVEGVKRLPRRLAG, via the coding sequence ATGCCCGAGCTTTCCGCGCACATACGCGACGTACCCGTGAACCAGATCCGCGAGATCACCGAGGCAGCGTGGCGCACCCCTGGGGCGCTGATCCTGAGCATCGGGGAGCCCGGGTTCCCGCTCCCCCGCCATGTCCTGGATGCGGGTATCGCATGCCTGGACCGTGACGAGACCAACTACACTCCAAACGCCGGTATCCCACCGCTCCGGGAGGCTTTCGCCACCAGATTCCGGGAGCAGTCCGGCGTAGATATCGGAGCTGACCGAGTCTATGTGGTGGACGGCGCCCAGCAGGGCCTGCACTTTGCCATGAGCCTGCTGCTTGCTCCCGGCGATGAAATCCTAATCCCCAATCCGGGCTATCCCACGTTTGCCATGACCAGCCGGCTGCTGCATGCCGTGCCCGTGGAGTATCCCCTGTATCCCGGCCAAGGTTTCCAGCCCCGGATCGCGGACATCGAGGCGCTCATCACGGACCGGACGCGCGTGCTGATGCTCAACTCGCCGTCGAACCCTTTGGGCGCCGTTCTCCGTGAAGATCTGACCCGGGAACTGGTGGAACTGGCCCGCCGCCATGACCTGTGGATCATCTCGGACGAGTGCTACGAGGCCTTCACGTTCGACGTCCCGCACGTGAGTCCTGCCCGGTTCGACAGCACCGAGCCCGGCGAGGCACGGGTGTTCACGTCGCTGACGCTGTCCAAGACGTATGGGCTCACGGGCCTGCGCATCGGGGCCTTGATCTGCCCGCCCGGCTTGGAGCAGCGGATGAATAACGTCATGGAGGCGATTGTTTCCTGCGTGGCGTCGCCGTCCCAGTATGCGGCGCTCGCCGCATTGACCGGTCCGCAGGACTATGTGTCGCAGGCCCACGCGCACTACCGCGCCAACCGCGACGCGGCGTCGGCAGTGCTGGCCGAGAAGGGCATTCCCTACCTGAGCGCGCAGGGGGCGTTTTACCTGTGGGCGGACGTCTCGCACGTGAGCGGCGGAAATGTCCGGGCCTGGGTCAAGCAGTTCCTCACCGAAGCCAGCGTCTCCTTTGCGCCCGGAACCGCCTTTGGCTCCATCGGCGAGGGCTGGATTCGGATTGCGCTGTGCGGGGACCAAAGCGATCTGGTCGAGGGCGTCAAGAGGCTCCCCCGCAGGCTCGCCGGGTAG
- the truB gene encoding tRNA pseudouridine(55) synthase TruB: MLSGLVIVDKPQGWTSHDVVGRMRRIAGTRKVGHAGTLDPMATGVLVLGINKATRLLTYIVGTSKTYTATIRLGESTITDDAEGEVVSRASAASLTEDAIRSGVESLTGEIQQVPSSVSAIKVNGERSYARVRSGQDVQLAARPVTIHRFDIHGIRRDQATGHDTDVMDVDVTVECSSGTYIRALARDLGNSLGVGGHLTVLRRTNVGPYSLDQARTLEQLAEDLEILEMSQAARALMPNRELSADETTEISFGRRIPAGPAAGTPAAATAEKPAAAFAPDGSLVALLADSGSFAKPVLVFAPGTGPGGSNSSGTGGSGAGAGVPDGSGADGGGQA; the protein is encoded by the coding sequence GTGCTTTCTGGACTGGTTATAGTGGACAAGCCGCAGGGATGGACCAGCCACGATGTGGTTGGACGGATGCGGAGGATAGCCGGTACCCGGAAAGTGGGCCACGCGGGAACGCTGGATCCCATGGCCACCGGAGTGCTGGTGCTCGGCATCAACAAGGCCACTCGGCTCCTCACGTACATCGTGGGCACGTCCAAGACCTACACGGCCACCATCCGGCTGGGGGAATCCACCATCACCGATGACGCCGAAGGCGAGGTTGTCAGCCGGGCGAGCGCGGCGTCCCTGACCGAGGACGCCATCCGCTCCGGCGTGGAGTCCCTAACCGGGGAGATCCAGCAGGTGCCCAGCAGCGTCAGCGCCATCAAGGTCAACGGTGAACGCTCCTATGCCCGCGTCCGTTCCGGGCAAGATGTCCAGCTGGCCGCCCGGCCGGTCACCATCCACCGCTTCGACATCCACGGAATCCGCCGGGACCAAGCCACCGGACACGATACAGATGTCATGGACGTCGACGTGACGGTGGAATGCTCCTCGGGCACGTACATCCGTGCCCTCGCTCGGGACCTCGGTAACTCCCTCGGCGTCGGCGGGCACCTGACCGTATTGCGTCGCACCAACGTGGGACCGTACTCGCTGGACCAGGCACGCACCCTCGAGCAGCTCGCCGAAGACCTCGAAATCCTCGAGATGTCGCAGGCGGCCAGGGCGCTTATGCCCAACCGGGAGTTGAGCGCAGACGAAACCACTGAGATTTCCTTCGGCCGGCGCATCCCGGCCGGACCCGCTGCGGGCACACCGGCAGCCGCAACAGCGGAAAAGCCCGCAGCCGCGTTCGCGCCTGACGGATCGCTTGTGGCGCTGCTCGCGGACAGCGGAAGCTTCGCCAAACCCGTGCTGGTCTTCGCCCCGGGAACGGGACCCGGCGGCTCCAACAGTTCCGGCACAGGCGGTTCCGGCGCAGGCGCCGGCGTTCCTGACGGTTCGGGTGCCGATGGCGGCGGGCAGGCCTAG